A section of the Brevundimonas sp. AJA228-03 genome encodes:
- a CDS encoding amino acid permease yields MAFWNRRKSIDAMHQASDGPRLRATLSWPHLLALGVGAIVGTGILTLIGVGAGLAGPAVMISFALAGLVCACAALAYAELSTMMPQAGSAYAYSYAVLGEVIAWVVGWSLILEYSLVVSAVAVGWSGYAVGFLTGLGIDLPTALTVGPHVPGGLVNLPAVAIIAVVTGLLLLGTRESATLNAVLVVIKVAALIGFVAIALPAFDAANFTPFMPNGFGAPFVQTGVMAAAAIIFFAFYGFDAISTAAEETKKPERDLAIGIVGSMVICTALYLLVAAAAIGARPVASFAASPEPLALILREMGQGAAAQWLAASAVIALPTVLLAFLFGQSRIFLGMARDGLLPTSLAKISSRGVPAVVTVFTAIVVAALAGVMRLDELASLANAGTLAAFAAVGVCLIVLRLRDPNRPRTFRAPLWWLVGAITIIGCVVFFFSLQARTQLYFLYWNAFGLVIYLLWSSRNARLAKNPEQAA; encoded by the coding sequence ATGGCGTTCTGGAACCGGCGAAAGTCCATCGATGCAATGCATCAGGCCTCCGATGGGCCGCGCCTGAGGGCGACGCTGAGCTGGCCACACCTGCTGGCGCTGGGCGTCGGCGCGATCGTCGGCACCGGCATCCTGACCCTGATCGGGGTGGGGGCCGGACTGGCAGGACCGGCGGTGATGATCAGCTTTGCCCTGGCGGGTCTGGTCTGCGCCTGCGCGGCCCTGGCCTATGCCGAGCTGTCGACCATGATGCCGCAGGCCGGCAGCGCCTATGCCTATTCCTATGCGGTGCTGGGCGAGGTGATCGCCTGGGTCGTGGGCTGGTCGCTGATCCTGGAGTATTCGCTGGTCGTCTCGGCCGTGGCGGTAGGCTGGTCCGGCTATGCGGTCGGGTTCCTGACCGGGCTGGGGATCGATCTGCCGACGGCGCTGACGGTCGGGCCACACGTCCCGGGCGGGCTGGTCAATCTGCCGGCCGTGGCGATCATCGCGGTGGTGACAGGGCTGCTGTTGCTGGGCACGCGCGAGAGCGCGACGCTGAACGCGGTTCTGGTGGTCATCAAGGTCGCGGCCCTGATCGGGTTCGTGGCCATCGCCCTTCCGGCCTTCGACGCAGCCAACTTCACCCCCTTCATGCCCAATGGCTTCGGCGCGCCCTTCGTCCAGACCGGGGTCATGGCGGCGGCGGCCATCATCTTCTTCGCCTTCTACGGCTTCGACGCCATCTCGACGGCGGCGGAGGAGACGAAAAAGCCCGAGCGGGATCTGGCCATCGGTATCGTGGGATCGATGGTGATCTGCACGGCGCTTTATCTGCTGGTAGCGGCTGCGGCGATCGGCGCACGGCCGGTCGCCAGCTTCGCCGCCAGCCCCGAACCCCTGGCGCTGATCCTGCGCGAGATGGGCCAGGGAGCCGCGGCCCAGTGGCTCGCCGCCTCGGCGGTCATCGCCCTGCCGACGGTTCTGCTCGCCTTCCTGTTCGGACAGAGCCGGATCTTCCTCGGCATGGCGCGGGACGGGCTGCTGCCGACCTCGCTGGCGAAGATCTCGAGCCGGGGCGTGCCGGCGGTGGTGACGGTGTTCACCGCCATCGTGGTGGCGGCCCTGGCCGGCGTCATGCGGCTGGACGAGCTGGCATCGCTGGCCAATGCGGGAACGCTGGCGGCCTTCGCGGCGGTGGGCGTGTGCCTGATCGTGCTGCGGCTGCGCGATCCGAACCGACCCCGGACCTTCCGGGCACCCCTGTGGTGGCTGGTCGGGGCCATCACAATCATCGGCTGCGTGGTCTTCTTCTTCAGCCTGCAGGCGCGGACGCAGCTGTACTTCCTGTACTGGAACGCCTTCGGGCTGGTGATCTATCTCCTGTGGTCGTCGCGGAACGCGCGTCTGGCCAAGAATCCGGAACAGGCCGCCTGA
- a CDS encoding Hpt domain-containing protein, which translates to MSRRDLTGAVDFSVLDRTTGGDDEVAEEVLGLFVQQAGMWAPMLDARQEGWKDAVHTIRGAAAGIGAGALAGVCAEAEAAERDVVPTKLEHVRDALNAALADVAAWRHELRLRSLKP; encoded by the coding sequence ATGTCGCGGCGCGACCTGACCGGGGCGGTCGATTTTTCGGTGCTGGACCGGACGACGGGCGGCGACGACGAAGTGGCCGAAGAGGTCCTCGGCCTGTTCGTCCAGCAGGCCGGGATGTGGGCACCGATGCTGGACGCCCGTCAGGAGGGCTGGAAGGACGCTGTGCACACCATCCGGGGTGCGGCGGCGGGGATCGGGGCCGGTGCGCTGGCGGGGGTCTGCGCGGAAGCCGAGGCGGCGGAAAGGGACGTCGTCCCGACGAAGCTGGAGCACGTGCGTGATGCGCTGAACGCGGCCCTCGCCGACGTCGCGGCCTGGCGGCACGAACTGAGGCTGAGGTCCCTGAAGCCGTGA
- a CDS encoding chorismate mutase, with translation MHKPAVVAVDPRMDPNDCQSMAEVRQGVDALDRALVALLAERQRYMDAAARIKPDRDAVHDDARIEDVVSKVLAAADACHLSRDIAEPVWRLLIDRCIAHEFGVYDRTRS, from the coding sequence ATGCACAAGCCGGCTGTGGTCGCGGTCGATCCGCGTATGGACCCGAACGATTGCCAGTCGATGGCCGAGGTCCGCCAGGGTGTCGATGCCCTGGACCGCGCCCTGGTCGCCCTGCTGGCCGAGCGCCAGCGCTATATGGACGCCGCCGCCCGCATCAAGCCGGACCGCGATGCCGTCCATGACGACGCCCGGATCGAGGATGTGGTGTCAAAGGTGCTGGCCGCCGCCGACGCCTGTCATCTGTCGCGCGACATCGCCGAACCCGTCTGGCGCCTGCTGATCGACCGCTGCATCGCGCACGAGTTCGGAGTCTATGACCGGACCCGGAGCTGA
- a CDS encoding ferredoxin--NADP reductase yields MTDAALAPPPPKPSAFHELEVLSVRRWTEGLFSFRVARPEDFRFRSGEFVMIGLPGEDGGKPILRAYSIASPCWDEALEFLSIAVPDGPLTSRLVRIEPGDTVLMGRKPTGTLVLDALTGGQTLWLIGTGTGLAPWLSVARDPDTYARFGRVIVCHTVRNVADLAYRDFFTSGIHDDPLIGEAAAAQLTYYPTVTREAFETPGRITDRIASGAVFADLGLPAGFSPERDRVMLCGSMAMIKETAELLETFGLKEGSNAEPGDYVLERAFVG; encoded by the coding sequence ATGACCGACGCCGCCCTCGCCCCGCCGCCGCCGAAACCTTCGGCCTTCCATGAGTTGGAGGTTCTGTCCGTCCGGCGCTGGACCGAGGGTCTGTTCAGCTTCCGCGTCGCCCGGCCCGAGGACTTCCGCTTCCGCTCCGGCGAGTTCGTGATGATCGGCCTGCCGGGCGAGGACGGCGGCAAGCCGATCCTGCGCGCCTATTCGATCGCCAGCCCTTGCTGGGACGAGGCGCTGGAGTTCCTCTCCATCGCTGTGCCCGACGGCCCCCTGACCTCGCGTCTGGTCAGGATCGAACCGGGCGACACCGTCCTGATGGGCAGGAAGCCCACAGGCACCCTGGTGCTGGATGCCCTGACCGGTGGCCAGACCCTGTGGCTGATCGGCACGGGTACCGGCCTGGCCCCCTGGCTCAGCGTCGCGCGGGATCCCGACACCTATGCCCGCTTCGGCCGCGTCATCGTCTGCCATACGGTGCGCAACGTCGCCGACCTCGCCTACCGCGACTTCTTCACCTCCGGGATCCACGACGATCCCCTGATCGGCGAGGCGGCGGCGGCTCAACTGACCTATTATCCGACCGTGACCCGCGAGGCTTTCGAGACGCCCGGCCGCATCACGGACCGCATCGCGTCCGGCGCGGTCTTCGCCGATCTGGGCCTGCCCGCAGGGTTCTCGCCGGAACGAGACCGCGTGATGCTGTGCGGCTCCATGGCCATGATCAAGGAAACCGCCGAACTGCTGGAAACCTTCGGTCTGAAGGAAGGCTCGAACGCCGAGCCCGGCGACTATGTCCTGGAGCGCGCGTTCGTTGGCTGA
- a CDS encoding S9 family peptidase, producing MRTVLLVSALALTAGSALAQAPDPAVLTPERVFANPGLNGPVAQGVSLSPDGELVAFLRARPDDVSVLDLWAAPTGPGEPFKLIDARALVPDAGELSEAEKARRERMRISQRGVVEYSWDEQGRYILAPLEGDIFLASREGGQVRRLTETPADEIDARVSPKGTYVSYVRDQDLVVLNLATGGETEVTTDGEGLITWATAEFIAQEEMDRDTGYWWSPDERFIALQRTDESTVDIVPRLDISGGGASVVEQRYPRAGRPNAVVDLYVQDVTANRRVKVDLGDNTDIYLARVNWSQDGRTLYVQRQSRDQKTLDLLGVDPATGASRVIATQTSDAWVELTDDFKPLKDGGFIWSDESTGWRHLYLYDASGRKVRALTAGDWPVQTLDGVNEETGQVFFSASMRDGVEAPLERRLFSVALAGGAPVAVTETSGAFNLNDTATAYVTTYSDVDTPPQTALYRADGTFVRWIEENRLDEDHPFWPYRERRMDPEFGTLESHGETLQWMMTKPYGFDPTRTYPVIMQVYGGPSGGGVRASWQPATTQLLTEAGYIVFRLDNRGEGYRSAAFKQALHLRMGQPEIEDQVLAANYLRTLPYVDDARIAMMGWSYGGFMSLMALTEPKMGLTSAIVGAPPTEWSLYDTHYTERFMSTPEANAEGYAASDAIPRLDNLTGRMLLLHGMADDNVILENSTRVIDALQAKSVPFELMLYPGQRHGVRGNERQLQQWRTYLDFLDRTIGSRAVP from the coding sequence ATGCGCACAGTCCTTCTCGTCTCCGCCCTCGCCCTGACCGCCGGATCGGCGCTCGCTCAAGCGCCGGATCCCGCCGTGCTGACGCCGGAGCGGGTGTTCGCCAACCCCGGCCTGAACGGGCCGGTGGCGCAGGGGGTCAGCCTGTCGCCCGACGGGGAACTGGTGGCGTTTCTGAGGGCGCGGCCGGACGATGTGTCGGTGCTGGACCTGTGGGCCGCGCCGACGGGGCCGGGCGAGCCGTTCAAGCTGATCGACGCGCGCGCCCTGGTGCCCGATGCGGGCGAACTGTCAGAGGCCGAGAAGGCCCGGCGCGAGCGGATGCGGATCTCGCAGCGCGGCGTGGTCGAATATTCCTGGGACGAGCAGGGGCGCTATATCCTGGCCCCGCTGGAGGGCGACATCTTCCTGGCCAGCCGCGAGGGCGGGCAGGTGCGCCGTCTGACCGAGACGCCGGCCGACGAGATCGACGCCAGGGTGTCGCCCAAGGGGACCTATGTCTCCTATGTGCGCGACCAGGACCTGGTGGTGCTGAACCTGGCCACCGGCGGCGAGACCGAGGTGACGACGGATGGCGAGGGTCTGATCACCTGGGCCACGGCCGAGTTCATCGCCCAGGAGGAGATGGACCGCGACACCGGCTACTGGTGGAGCCCGGACGAACGGTTCATCGCGCTGCAGCGCACCGATGAGTCGACGGTGGACATCGTGCCCCGGCTGGATATCTCCGGGGGCGGGGCCAGCGTGGTCGAGCAGCGCTATCCCCGCGCCGGCCGACCCAATGCGGTGGTCGACCTGTATGTTCAGGACGTGACGGCCAACCGGCGCGTCAAGGTCGACCTTGGCGACAACACCGACATCTATCTGGCGCGGGTAAACTGGTCGCAGGACGGCAGGACCCTGTACGTCCAGCGTCAGAGCCGGGACCAGAAGACCCTGGACCTGCTGGGTGTCGACCCGGCAACCGGAGCGTCGCGGGTGATCGCGACCCAGACCTCTGACGCCTGGGTCGAGCTGACCGACGACTTCAAGCCGTTGAAAGACGGGGGCTTCATCTGGTCGGACGAGAGCACCGGCTGGCGGCACCTGTATCTGTACGACGCCTCGGGCCGCAAGGTGCGCGCCCTGACCGCGGGCGACTGGCCGGTCCAGACGCTGGACGGGGTCAATGAGGAGACCGGCCAGGTCTTTTTCTCCGCCTCGATGCGCGACGGGGTCGAGGCCCCGCTGGAGCGACGGCTGTTCAGTGTCGCGCTGGCGGGCGGCGCGCCGGTCGCGGTCACCGAGACGAGCGGCGCGTTCAATCTGAACGACACGGCCACAGCCTATGTGACCACCTATTCCGACGTCGATACGCCACCGCAGACGGCGCTTTACCGGGCCGACGGGACCTTCGTGCGCTGGATCGAGGAAAACAGGCTGGATGAGGATCATCCCTTCTGGCCGTACCGCGAGCGGCGGATGGACCCGGAGTTCGGGACGCTGGAGAGCCACGGCGAGACGCTGCAGTGGATGATGACCAAGCCCTATGGCTTTGACCCGACCAGGACCTATCCGGTCATCATGCAGGTGTATGGCGGACCGTCGGGCGGCGGGGTGCGGGCGAGTTGGCAGCCGGCGACGACCCAGCTGCTGACCGAGGCGGGCTATATCGTGTTCCGCCTCGACAACCGGGGCGAGGGCTATCGTTCGGCGGCGTTCAAACAGGCTCTGCACCTGAGGATGGGCCAGCCGGAGATCGAGGATCAGGTTCTGGCCGCCAACTATCTGAGAACGCTGCCCTATGTGGATGACGCCCGCATCGCGATGATGGGCTGGTCCTATGGCGGGTTCATGAGCCTGATGGCGCTGACCGAGCCGAAGATGGGCCTGACCTCGGCCATCGTGGGAGCCCCGCCGACCGAGTGGAGCCTGTACGACACCCACTATACCGAGCGGTTCATGTCGACGCCGGAGGCCAATGCCGAAGGCTATGCGGCGTCGGACGCCATTCCCCGGCTGGACAATCTGACGGGCCGGATGCTGCTGCTTCACGGGATGGCGGACGACAATGTGATCCTGGAGAACTCGACCCGGGTGATCGACGCGTTGCAGGCAAAAAGCGTCCCGTTCGAGCTGATGCTGTATCCGGGCCAGCGTCACGGGGTGCGCGGCAACGAGCGCCAGCTTCAGCAGTGGCGGACCTATCTCGACTTCCTCGACCGGACCATCGGGTCGCGGGCGGTTCCCTAA
- a CDS encoding amidase produces the protein MSFIDDRDAGRTRRSSIPLNAVIALADPDDYPEPSEMRGMLRTLPILLKDNIETRDMPTTAGSLALLDNAPGRDAPLVARLREAGAIIVGKTNLSEWANIRSSASVSGWSAVGGQTRNPHALDRNTCGSSSGSGAAVAAGLAPAAIGTETDGSIVCPAAINGIVGFKPTVGMVSRTHIVPISHSQDTAGPMTRTVEDAAIVLSVIAGTDPTDPATAEADARKVDFRVALDAGSLRGTRIGVARFLTGYSAGTDRVFEQNLQALRDAGAVLVDITEGPDMEAIGEAEGTVLHYELKADLNAYLASTDPTQVKTRTLADVIAFNDATPREMGLFGQETFIAAEATTGLDTPEYLAARETSLRLAGVEGIDKMLSENNVVALVAPTTGPAWSIDAVNGDHYLGAASTLPAVAGYPHLTVPMGFVQGLPVGISFIGTKWDDARILSLGYAYEQATRAIRPPTFARSADDLPDLAPLLAPHGR, from the coding sequence ATCTCGTTCATTGACGATCGGGACGCAGGGCGAACGCGAAGGTCTTCCATCCCGCTGAACGCCGTGATCGCGCTCGCTGACCCCGACGACTATCCTGAACCGAGCGAAATGCGGGGAATGCTGCGGACCCTGCCGATCCTGCTGAAGGACAACATCGAAACGCGCGACATGCCGACCACGGCCGGGTCGTTGGCGCTGCTCGACAACGCCCCCGGTCGCGACGCGCCTCTGGTCGCCCGCCTGCGCGAGGCCGGTGCCATCATCGTCGGCAAGACCAATCTGTCGGAATGGGCCAACATTCGCTCGTCGGCTTCCGTGTCCGGCTGGAGCGCGGTGGGGGGACAGACGCGCAATCCGCATGCGCTGGACCGCAACACCTGCGGCTCGTCCTCGGGCAGTGGCGCGGCGGTGGCGGCGGGGCTGGCGCCGGCGGCCATCGGGACCGAGACGGACGGGTCGATCGTCTGTCCGGCGGCCATCAACGGCATCGTCGGCTTCAAGCCCACGGTGGGGATGGTCAGCCGCACCCATATCGTGCCGATCAGCCATTCGCAGGACACGGCCGGGCCGATGACCCGCACGGTCGAGGATGCGGCCATCGTGCTGTCGGTCATCGCCGGCACCGACCCGACCGACCCCGCGACGGCGGAGGCCGATGCGAGGAAGGTCGACTTCAGGGTGGCGCTGGACGCCGGATCGCTGAGGGGCACGCGGATCGGGGTGGCGCGGTTCCTGACGGGCTATTCCGCCGGGACGGACCGGGTGTTCGAACAGAACCTGCAGGCCCTGCGCGATGCGGGGGCGGTGCTGGTCGACATTACCGAGGGCCCCGACATGGAGGCCATCGGGGAGGCCGAGGGCACCGTGCTGCATTACGAGCTGAAAGCCGACCTGAACGCCTATCTGGCCTCGACCGATCCGACGCAGGTGAAGACCCGGACCCTGGCCGACGTGATCGCTTTCAACGACGCCACGCCGCGCGAAATGGGCCTGTTCGGACAGGAGACCTTCATCGCGGCCGAGGCCACGACCGGGCTGGACACGCCGGAATACCTCGCGGCGCGCGAGACCTCGCTGAGGCTGGCAGGGGTCGAAGGTATCGACAAGATGTTGAGCGAGAACAATGTCGTGGCGCTGGTGGCTCCGACGACGGGTCCGGCCTGGTCGATCGATGCGGTCAACGGCGACCACTATCTGGGGGCGGCGTCCACCCTGCCGGCGGTGGCGGGCTATCCGCATCTGACGGTGCCGATGGGCTTCGTTCAGGGGCTGCCGGTCGGGATCAGCTTCATCGGCACGAAGTGGGACGACGCGCGGATCCTGTCGCTGGGATACGCCTATGAACAGGCGACCCGGGCGATCCGGCCGCCGACGTTTGCGCGCTCGGCCGACGACCTGCCGGACCTGGCCCCGCTACTGGCGCCGCACGGGCGCTAG
- a CDS encoding low affinity iron permease family protein: MERLFIRFATLTAKVAGKPWTFIGCLMIVLFWAVTGPLFKFSETWQLVINTGTTIITFLMVFLIQNTQNRDGAAMQAKLDELVYAVKKADARFIGIEHLTERELDKILEEVEHRAQEVHAGEPARAIRGKPAVRAEDVEAAQPPAATPAERKPAARARPKASR, translated from the coding sequence ATGGAAAGATTGTTCATTCGTTTCGCCACCCTGACCGCCAAGGTCGCGGGCAAGCCCTGGACCTTCATCGGTTGCCTGATGATCGTCCTGTTCTGGGCCGTGACCGGGCCCTTGTTCAAGTTCAGCGAGACCTGGCAGCTGGTCATCAACACCGGCACGACCATCATCACCTTTCTGATGGTGTTCCTGATCCAGAACACCCAGAACCGCGACGGGGCGGCGATGCAGGCCAAGCTGGACGAGCTGGTCTATGCGGTGAAGAAGGCCGATGCGCGGTTCATCGGCATCGAGCACCTGACCGAACGCGAGCTGGACAAGATCCTGGAGGAGGTCGAGCATCGGGCCCAGGAAGTCCACGCCGGCGAGCCCGCGCGGGCCATCAGGGGCAAGCCCGCCGTCCGGGCCGAGGATGTGGAGGCAGCCCAGCCGCCAGCCGCGACCCCGGCCGAACGCAAGCCCGCCGCCCGCGCGCGTCCGAAGGCCTCGAGGTGA
- a CDS encoding pectate lyase, with amino-acid sequence MTHTVTSRILSTGTGVAALMAIAACAHAGPRPTPATEAVVAFPGAAGAGRISMGGRGGAVVRVTNLNDSGPGSLRAAVETEGPRTVVFDIGGTIHLLTPLRIREPRITLAGQTAPGGGITLRGQPLLISADDVVVRYIRSRLGDADRVETDAVTIDRGSRIILDHVSASWSVDETLSIGSRDRVIDAVTVQWSIIAESLNLSTHSKGDHGYGSLVRGNRGAHFTFHHNLWASHRARMPRPGNYLTPDVDPVGPRFEFTNNIFYNWGQGHAGYNSDTDPATVSTYVFVANAYRRGPDSTGAIIFEEESTAAHAWFDANSVDGVVPGDPWDPVTGDDTPGYRLTALPDWATPATETAEQAWTSVLARAGASRVRDAVDVRVVAGVTEGTGRIINSQTDVGGWPDLAPGTPWTDTDGDGMPDDWEAAHGHDPRVADGAADSDGDGYTNLEDWLNSLAG; translated from the coding sequence ATGACGCACACCGTCACCAGTCGTATCCTGTCCACGGGCACGGGTGTGGCGGCCCTCATGGCGATCGCGGCCTGCGCGCATGCCGGTCCCCGGCCGACACCGGCAACCGAAGCCGTCGTCGCCTTTCCCGGGGCTGCGGGGGCCGGCCGCATCTCGATGGGCGGGCGCGGCGGCGCGGTCGTCCGCGTCACCAATCTGAACGATTCCGGCCCGGGCAGCCTGCGTGCCGCCGTGGAGACCGAAGGGCCGCGCACCGTCGTCTTCGACATCGGCGGAACCATTCACCTGCTGACACCCCTGCGCATCCGCGAGCCGCGCATCACCCTCGCGGGCCAGACTGCGCCCGGCGGCGGCATCACCCTGCGCGGCCAGCCGCTGCTGATCTCGGCCGACGATGTGGTGGTCCGCTATATCCGCTCCCGCCTCGGTGACGCCGACCGGGTCGAGACCGACGCCGTCACCATCGACCGGGGCAGCCGCATCATCCTCGACCACGTCTCCGCCTCCTGGTCGGTGGACGAGACCCTGTCGATCGGCAGCCGGGACCGGGTCATCGACGCCGTGACCGTCCAGTGGTCGATCATCGCCGAGAGCCTGAACCTGTCGACCCATTCCAAGGGGGACCACGGCTATGGCTCTCTCGTGCGCGGCAATCGCGGGGCGCACTTCACCTTCCACCACAATCTGTGGGCCAGCCACCGGGCGCGCATGCCCCGCCCCGGCAACTATCTGACGCCCGACGTCGATCCCGTCGGCCCGCGGTTCGAGTTCACCAACAACATCTTCTACAACTGGGGCCAGGGGCACGCCGGCTACAACTCCGACACGGATCCCGCGACCGTCTCGACCTATGTCTTCGTCGCCAATGCCTATCGCCGGGGACCGGACTCGACCGGCGCGATCATCTTCGAGGAAGAGAGCACCGCCGCCCACGCCTGGTTCGATGCCAACAGCGTCGACGGCGTCGTACCCGGCGATCCATGGGACCCCGTGACCGGCGACGACACGCCCGGCTACCGTCTGACCGCCCTGCCCGACTGGGCCACCCCCGCCACCGAAACCGCCGAACAGGCCTGGACCTCCGTCCTCGCCCGCGCCGGAGCGTCCCGTGTCCGGGATGCGGTGGACGTCCGCGTCGTGGCCGGAGTCACAGAGGGCACCGGTCGCATCATCAACAGCCAGACCGACGTCGGCGGCTGGCCCGACCTCGCCCCCGGCACACCCTGGACGGACACCGACGGCGACGGCATGCCCGACGACTGGGAGGCCGCTCACGGTCACGATCCGCGCGTTGCCGACGGCGCCGCCGACAGCGACGGCGACGGCTACACGAACCTCGAAGACTGGCTGAACAGCCTGGCGGGCTAG
- the mntR gene encoding manganese-binding transcriptional regulator MntR has protein sequence MVQVPGAARRAAAFRRMRDARSSEVAEDYVELVGDLIAEHGSARLTDLADCLGVAPATAAKALQRLQRDGLVETRPYRAITLTEAGETMAAASRERHRIVHEFLTALGVSGETAEADAEGIEHHVSPETLTLFEKMTERLRSGS, from the coding sequence GTGGTCCAGGTTCCCGGTGCCGCCAGACGAGCCGCCGCCTTTCGACGGATGCGGGATGCCCGCTCCAGCGAGGTGGCGGAGGATTACGTCGAACTGGTCGGTGACCTGATCGCGGAACACGGCTCGGCGCGGCTGACCGATCTGGCCGACTGTCTCGGCGTGGCCCCGGCGACGGCGGCCAAGGCGCTGCAGCGGCTCCAGCGGGATGGGCTGGTGGAGACCAGGCCCTATCGTGCCATCACCCTGACCGAGGCCGGAGAGACGATGGCGGCGGCGTCGCGCGAGCGGCACCGGATCGTGCACGAATTCCTGACGGCCCTGGGCGTCAGCGGGGAGACGGCCGAGGCCGATGCCGAGGGCATCGAGCACCATGTCAGCCCCGAGACCCTGACCCTGTTCGAGAAGATGACCGAGCGGCTACGCAGCGGCAGTTGA